A window of the Branchiostoma floridae strain S238N-H82 chromosome 12, Bfl_VNyyK, whole genome shotgun sequence genome harbors these coding sequences:
- the LOC118427396 gene encoding bile salt sulfotransferase-like isoform X1, whose amino-acid sequence MALSQQHPLPEPPPYMEYQGILFPANNVKRESLEAMKTFEIRDDDVVIVSYPKSGTNWMFEVVHKILGGKKENSSTKGPEFWIIGHKQPCYIQLRETPSPRLMYTHLQHQMAPPGLAAPINKVKAIVVLRNPKDICVSFYYFSQKSGHLKTPDSWEQHNKEFFDGKMPYSGDYFDHVLGWWQMRDDPHFLFVKYEDMKKDFRSSVKTIAAFLEKELTDEHLALILNSCSLESMRKTLAESGTWRKNVVRNGMVGDWKNHFSAEESARFDQKYRQRMAGTGLEFDFD is encoded by the exons ATGGCGTTATCGCAACAACACCCTCTTCCCGAGCCACCTCCCTACATGGAGTACCAGGGAATATTGTTCCCAGCAAATAATGTTAAAAGGGAAAGCCTGGAAGCGATGAAGACGTTTGAAATACGTGACGATGATGTGGTGATAGTGAGCTATCCTAAAAGTG GTACCAACTGGATGTTCGAAGTTGTGCATAAGATTCTTGGTGGAAAGAAGGAAAACTCATCGACAAAAGGACCTGAGTTTTGGATTATTGGACACAAACAACCCTGCTACATCCAGCTGCGTGAGACTCCATCTCCTCGGCTGATGTATACTCATCTCCAACATCAAATGGCACCTCCAGGATTGGCAGCTCCAATCAACAAG GTGAAAGCCATTGTCGTCCTGCGAAACCCCAAGGATATCTGTGTGTCATTCTACTACTTCAGCCAGAAATCTGGCCATCTAAAGACCCCAGACTCTTGGGAGCAGCACAATAAGGAGTTTTTCGATGGGAAAA TGCCCTACAGTGGTGACTACTTTGATCACGTGCTGGGCTGGTGGCAAATGAGGGATGACCCCCACTTCCTCTTTGTCAAGTACGAAGATATGAAAAAG GATTTTCGCTCGTCAGTGAAGACTATAGCAGCCTTCCTGGAGAAAGAACTGACCGATGAACATCTGGCCCTTATCCTGAACAGCTGCAGCTTGGAGTCAATGAGGAAGACATTGGCAGAGTCTGGTACATGGAGAAAGAACGTTGTCAGAAACG GTATGGTCGGAGATTGGAAGAACCACTTCTCGGCCGAGGAGAGCGCCAGGTTTGACCAGAAGTACCGTCAACGGATGGCGGGAACAGGGCTGGAATTTGACTTTGACTAG
- the LOC118427396 gene encoding amine sulfotransferase-like isoform X4 — protein MALSQQHPLPEPPPYMEYQGILFPANNVKRESLEAMKTFEIRDDDVVIVSYPKSGTNWMFEVVHKILGGKKENSSTKGPEFWIIGHKQPCYIQLRETPSPRLMYTHLQHQMAPPGLAAPINKVKAIVVLRNPKDICVSFYYFSQKSGHLKTPDSWEQHNKEFFDGKMPYSGDYFDHVLGWWQMRDDPHFLFVKYEDMKKDFRSSVKTIAAFLEKELTDEHLALILNSCSLESMRKTLAEFTRRKNVVRNGMVGDWKNHFSAEESARFDQKYRQRMAGTGLEFDFD, from the exons ATGGCGTTATCGCAACAACACCCTCTTCCCGAGCCACCTCCCTACATGGAGTACCAGGGAATATTGTTCCCAGCAAATAATGTTAAAAGGGAAAGCCTGGAAGCGATGAAGACGTTTGAAATACGTGACGATGATGTGGTGATAGTGAGCTATCCTAAAAGTG GTACCAACTGGATGTTCGAAGTTGTGCATAAGATTCTTGGTGGAAAGAAGGAAAACTCATCGACAAAAGGACCTGAGTTTTGGATTATTGGACACAAACAACCCTGCTACATCCAGCTGCGTGAGACTCCATCTCCTCGGCTGATGTATACTCATCTCCAACATCAAATGGCACCTCCAGGATTGGCAGCTCCAATCAACAAG GTGAAAGCCATTGTCGTCCTGCGAAACCCCAAGGATATCTGTGTGTCATTCTACTACTTCAGCCAGAAATCTGGCCATCTAAAGACCCCAGACTCTTGGGAGCAGCACAATAAGGAGTTTTTCGATGGGAAAA TGCCCTACAGTGGTGACTACTTTGATCACGTGCTGGGCTGGTGGCAAATGAGGGATGACCCCCACTTCCTCTTTGTCAAGTACGAAGATATGAAAAAG GATTTTCGTTCCTCAGTGAAGACCATAGCAGCCTTCCTGGAGAAAGAACTGACCGATGAACATCTGGCCCTTATCCTGAACAGCTGCAGCTTGGAGTCAATGAGGAAGACATTGGCAGAGTTTACAAGGAGAAAGAACGTTGTCAGAAACG GTATGGTCGGAGATTGGAAGAACCACTTCTCGGCCGAGGAGAGCGCCAGGTTTGACCAGAAGTACCGTCAACGGATGGCGGGAACAGGGCTGGAATTTGACTTTGACTAG
- the LOC118427396 gene encoding amine sulfotransferase-like isoform X3 has product MALSQQHPLPEPPPYMEYQGILFPANNVKRESLEAMKTFEIRDDDVVIVSYPKSGTNWMFEVVHKILGGKKENSSTKGPEFWIIGHKQPCYIQLRETPSPRLMYTHLQHQMAPPGLAAPINKVKAIVVLRNPKDICVSFYYFSQKSGHLKTPDSWEQHNKEFFDGKMPYSGDYFDHVLGWWQMRDDPHFLFVKYEDMKKDFRSSVKTIAAFLEKELTDEHLALILNSCSLESMRKTLAEFTRRKNVVRNGMVGDWKNHFSAEESARFDQKYRERMAGTGLVFDFE; this is encoded by the exons ATGGCGTTATCGCAACAACACCCTCTTCCCGAGCCACCTCCCTACATGGAGTACCAGGGAATATTGTTCCCAGCAAATAATGTTAAAAGGGAAAGCCTGGAAGCGATGAAGACGTTTGAAATACGTGACGATGATGTGGTGATAGTGAGCTATCCTAAAAGTG GTACCAACTGGATGTTCGAAGTTGTGCATAAGATTCTTGGTGGAAAGAAGGAAAACTCATCGACAAAAGGACCTGAGTTTTGGATTATTGGACACAAACAACCCTGCTACATCCAGCTGCGTGAGACTCCATCTCCTCGGCTGATGTATACTCATCTCCAACATCAAATGGCACCTCCAGGATTGGCAGCTCCAATCAACAAG GTGAAAGCCATTGTCGTCCTGCGAAACCCCAAGGATATCTGTGTGTCATTCTACTACTTCAGCCAGAAATCTGGCCATCTAAAGACCCCAGACTCTTGGGAGCAGCACAATAAGGAGTTTTTCGATGGGAAAA TGCCCTACAGTGGTGACTACTTTGATCACGTGCTGGGCTGGTGGCAAATGAGGGATGACCCCCACTTCCTCTTTGTCAAGTACGAAGATATGAAAAAG GATTTTCGTTCCTCAGTGAAGACCATAGCAGCCTTCCTGGAGAAAGAACTGACCGATGAACATCTGGCCCTTATCCTGAACAGCTGCAGCTTGGAGTCAATGAGGAAGACATTGGCAGAGTTTACAAGGAGAAAGAACGTTGTCAGAAACG GTATGGTCGGGGATTGGAAGAACCACTTCTCGGCCGAGGAGAGCGCCAGGTTTGACCAGAAGTACCGGGAACGGATGGCGGGAACAGGGCTGGTGTTTGACTTTGAGTAG
- the LOC118427396 gene encoding bile salt sulfotransferase-like isoform X5: MALSQQHPLPEPPPYMEYQGILFPANNVKRESLEAMKTFEIRDDDVVIVSYPKSGMNWMFEVVHKILGGKKENASPFGPEIWLPGQEPRHIQLRETPSPRLMYTHLQHQLAPPGLAAPVNKVKVIVILRNIKDVCVSFYYHLQKAPYWKTPESWEQHINYCMDGKMIYGDWFDHVLGWWQMKDNPHFLFVKYEDMKKDFRSSVKTIAAFLEKELTDEHLASVMNSCSLESMRKTLAETGTWRKNIVRNGIVGDWKNHFSAEESARFDQKYRERMAETGLEFDFE; the protein is encoded by the exons ATGGCGTTATCGCAACAACACCCTCTTCCCGAGCCACCTCCCTACATGGAGTACCAGGGAATATTGTTCCCAGCAAATAATGTTAAAAGGGAAAGCCTGGAAGCGATGAAGACGTTTGAAATACGTGACGATGATGTGGTGATAGTGAGCTATCCTAAAAGTG GTATGAACTGGATGTTCGAAGTTGTGCATAAGATTCTTGGTGGAAAGAAGGAAAACGCATCACCATTTGGACCTGAAATTTGGCTTCCAGGTCAAGAGCCACGCCACATCCAGCTGCGTGAGACTCCATCCCCTCGACTCATGTATACTCATCTCCAACACCAACTGGCACCTCCAGGGTTGGCAGCTCCAGTCAACAAG GTGAAAGTCATTGTCATCCTGCGAAACATCAAGgatgtctgtgtgtctttctACTACCACCTACAAAAAGCTCCTTATTGGAAGACTCCAGAATCTTGGGAGCAGCATATTAACTACTGCATGGATGGAAAAA TGATCTATGGTGACTGGTTTGATCACGTGCTGGGCTGGTGGCAAATGAAGGATAACCCCCACTTTCTCTTTGTCAAGTACGAGGATATGAAAAAG GATTTTCGCTCGTCAGTGAAGACTATAGCAGCCTTCTTAGAGAAAGAACTGACCGATGAACATCTGGCCAGTGTTATGAACAGCTGCAGCTTGGAGTCAATGAGGAAGACTTTGGCAGAGACTGGTACATGGAGAAAGAACATTGTCAGGAATG GTATCGTTGGAGATTGGAAGAACCACTTCTCGGCCGAGGAGAGCGCCAGGTTTGACCAGAAGTACCGTGAACGGATGGCGGAAACAGGGCTGGAGTTTGACTTTGAGTAG
- the LOC118427396 gene encoding amine sulfotransferase-like isoform X2, which yields MALSQGHPLTEPPPYLEYQGIFFPCNVTMETLEATKTFEIRDDDVVIVSYPKSGTNWMFEVVHKILGGKKENSSTKGPEFWIIGHKQPCYIQLRETPSPRLMYTHLQHQMAPPGLAAPINKVKAIVVLRNPKDICVSFYYFSQKSGHLKTPDSWEQHNKEFFDGKMPYSGDYFDHVLGWWQMRDDPHFLFVKYEDMKKDFRSSVKTIAAFLEKELTDEHLALILNSCSLESMRKTLAESGTWRKNVVRNGMVGDWKNHFSAEESARFDQKYRQRMAGTGLEFDFD from the exons ATGGCGTTGTCGCAAGGACACCCTCTTACCGAGCCACCTCCATACTTGGAGTACCAGGGAATATTCTTTCCATGTAATGTTACAATGGAAACCCTGGAAGCGACGAAGACGTTTGAAATACGTGACGATGATGTGGTGATTGTGAGCTATCCTAAAAGTG GTACCAACTGGATGTTCGAAGTTGTGCATAAGATTCTTGGTGGAAAGAAGGAAAACTCATCGACAAAAGGACCTGAGTTTTGGATTATTGGACACAAACAACCCTGCTACATCCAGCTGCGTGAGACTCCATCTCCTCGGCTGATGTATACTCATCTCCAACATCAAATGGCACCTCCAGGATTGGCAGCTCCAATCAACAAG GTGAAAGCCATTGTCGTCCTGCGAAACCCCAAGGATATCTGTGTGTCATTCTACTACTTCAGCCAGAAATCTGGCCATCTAAAGACCCCAGACTCTTGGGAGCAGCACAATAAGGAGTTTTTCGATGGGAAAA TGCCCTACAGTGGTGACTACTTTGATCACGTGCTGGGCTGGTGGCAAATGAGGGATGACCCCCACTTCCTCTTTGTCAAGTACGAAGATATGAAAAAG GATTTTCGCTCGTCAGTGAAGACTATAGCAGCCTTCCTGGAGAAAGAACTGACCGATGAACATCTGGCCCTTATCCTGAACAGCTGCAGCTTGGAGTCAATGAGGAAGACATTGGCAGAGTCTGGTACATGGAGAAAGAACGTTGTCAGAAACG GTATGGTCGGAGATTGGAAGAACCACTTCTCGGCCGAGGAGAGCGCCAGGTTTGACCAGAAGTACCGTCAACGGATGGCGGGAACAGGGCTGGAATTTGACTTTGACTAG